The genomic window CACGAGCAACACGAGTTATTTCTTTTCAAGGGAAAAGGACAAAAATGCAGGGAGTAGGTTGCAATAATCGAAGAGTTTTGATGGTTGCAGTTTGGGCCGGTCTACAGTCACGGCCATGGTGGCAGGGTAGACCGATATATCCAAtcctctaagagcaagtttaatggtACAAGCAACTACTCGCTCTAAATCATCaatagtcaatttaataactaattcagaacaagtacaatagcagactattatccagctataaacatattttaaagatataaaagatgagagagaagagtagcgggctacagatcccttagccagttgtagcacggactctaagacgcagtgtgtatatgacatgtgggaccatatattaatagtatagtaaacaactattgtatcaattggctattaaattagctatagatgatttggagctagtagttggctatactattaaacttgcgctcatacaatagttacttactacactattaatattaatacctgatcccacttgtcatacacatatttcatcTTCGAGACTGCTTGGTTTAGTTCCACaaaatttttcccaaaaacatcacatcgaatctttggacatatgcatggagcattaaatatagattaaaaaaaactaattgcacagttagggggaaatcgcgagacgaatcttatgagcctaattagtccatgattagccataagtgctacagtaaaccacatgtgctaataatagattaattaggctcaaaagattcgtctcgcggttttcaggcgagttatgaaattagctttttcattcgtgtccgaaaaccccttccgacatccggtcaaacgtctgatgtgacacccaaatattttcttttcgcgaactaaacaaggccataagGAGAGACAATGATATAAGGAGGACATTAATTTAAAGAACAATGCATGTGccatatactctctctgtcccaaaatataacaacttttagtccTAAAGATTTATCttcaaatataacaacttcttccaATACTCTgttctcaactaatcacaaccctccatcattcaattttctcacctaccttcacttctcaaccaattacaacctTCCCCCATTTAATTCtatatactttcttaatacccgtgtccAACTCTTATAGcgtaagtttgatctattaagtttTACCTATAATTGTGATATCTAGCCTGTTTTATGCTTATCAATAGAGATAGTGtcagagtttcagccgatcttacctgatttagctatttttaTCTCATATACTTATTTGTCATgctaaatccgccctttatgccctttatattaagatctcatTGCATTAAAGTTATATTAGGTTTATTATTTGATATATCTTGCTTGCCTCgatatcttgatatagagtggtatcggagtattagccgatacgcgctagatctatctgatcagctatgctataaacatctatataatctgtgctttaatatatatttcgacttaagtgatttatactgtctcggtatggcaaccgatctatcccaatcacttagtttaagtatatatcgaagTAAAGACTATATGatattgatatctacagccgattgaatagatttagttttatcttatttattaaccattgccgatcgattcaaatatgacatcggctcgatgataaataatatgtcatcggcaactagccgatcggctatcgtttatggatttaaccacggtttttcttgtctttattcttgttgattgcatgatcaaatcaactggcatgctcacgaacctaaaggcgagattttggacctgcacaggagttaagtAGATCAttcaggccagtgtgtgtttttcgcattaACAGAGAGATGACAGGCTAGCTATGAAGCAATCGGGCAAGGTGGTTGGCGAGATTTctacaaagtaaaaaaattgaaccccaatgataattatattcgattttaaaatctcaatgacaataaaaaagagaggcaTTGGGCGGGTCTTACTGGAGTACAGTGGCAAAGCCGACGACAGTTagcggaacttctaaaaagttaaaaatgaattgcaatgataattatgttcaatttttagaatcccaatgacaataaagagtaggggACGGaccatagaggagtatagtggcagcatttgacgggacttctaaaattTAGAGTAACGAAActcaacgtgacaataaactctaaaagcTACGATGTATACTTTTTAAAGGTtcgagacttctaaaaagtaaaaaaaaaataataaaccccaatgataagtatgttcgattttaaaatatcaatgacTATAAAGAAAGGAGGCAACGCGTgccatagaggagtacaatgaCAAAGCCACTAACGGTTTCacgagacttctagaaagtaaaaaaaagaatccaaacgataattatgttcgatttttaaaatcgcaatgataataaagagaatAGGTAGTGGACGGGCCGCAGAGAATTATAATGACAGCATTTGACGAGATTTCTAGAAATTGTGAAAACGAAACctaacgagacaataaactctaaaaaatataaagagaATCAATAGAAACaatggtagatcgagcaaacaaataaagaaggaAATGACAtaagtaaggggtagcaactagcaactggtgtgacttttaaaaactataaaattagaaacacaagGATGATATAAGGTTTGGACTTTCAAACTCTTAAGACATctagatagctatttaataaattttaagtaaaatcatataaaaaatatatataattttgtatgggtgctagccTTGCCTAGGCCATCAAGCTAGTTGCAATTATTTAGGTATAATTCCGTTCGATGCAGCTGCGGCATTGTTGTCTTGCTGATCCTTGAGCTTCTTGAACAGCTTGCGTTGCACGTGCTGCTTGAATGTGCGCGGCGCGAAGAGCGGCTTGCCGGCGCCGCTGGCGAGCAGCTCCGGCAGCGGCTGCAGCAGCACGGACTCCGGTGGCGGCTCGCAGAAGACGACCCAGGAGAGGCGCACTGCGTCGCGGCTGACGAGGCTGCGGTGGAGCACGCTGGTGTACCGGCCGTTGGTGAGGATCTCCAGGGCGTCGCCGACGTGGACGACGATGGTGCCCTGTTCGGAGCGCGCGGTGACCCAGGTCCCGGCGTGGTGCGCCTGCAGTCCCGGCACGCCGTTGTGGAGGATGAAGGAGAGCGCGCTGACGTCGGTGTGTgcctcgacgccgacggcgaggtcaGGCCGCGGGCACCTCGGGTAGTAGTTGATCTTGAGCTGGAGAAGcaggtcgtcgtcgacgccgtgcTGATCATGTCTTCTCAGGCGCCGTTCCAGCGTCTCTTCTGGCaggccgaggccgagggagAGGATG from Oryza glaberrima chromosome 6, OglaRS2, whole genome shotgun sequence includes these protein-coding regions:
- the LOC127775491 gene encoding LOW QUALITY PROTEIN: leucoanthocyanidin dioxygenase 2-like (The sequence of the model RefSeq protein was modified relative to this genomic sequence to represent the inferred CDS: inserted 1 base in 1 codon), yielding MTDVELRVEALSLSDVSAIPPEYVRLEEERTDLGDALEVARAASDDADAARIPVVDISAFDGDGRRACVEAVRAAAEEWGVMHIAGHGLPGDVLDGLRAAGEAFFALPIAEKEAYANXPAAGRLQGYGSKLAANASGKREWEDYLFHLVHPDHLADHSLWPANPPEYVPVSRDFGGRVRTLASKLLAILSLGLGLPEETLERRLRRHDQHGVDDDLLLQLKINYYPRCPRPDLAVGVEAHTDVSALSFILHNGVPGLQAHHAGTWVTARSEQGTIVVHVGDALEILTNGRYTSVLHRSLVSRDAVRLSWVVFCEPPPESVLLQPLPELLASGAGKPLFAPRTFKQHVQRKLFKKLKDQQDNNAAAASNGIIPK